TTTCATCTCCTCGTCCGAGCACACGTCGCAGCGGAGGAACAGCGTCGCGTCCGACCCGAACTCGTCCCGCAGGGCGGCTTCCGTGGCGGCTCCCGCGTCTTCGTCCACATCCAGAAGCGCCACCTACGTCAAGTAATCACATTTAAACtctgaaagaaaaatacatacatatacatatctgtatatatactttattctattttatagttttagatgttttaaaagtgatttcatactttttttattgttatgtaCAGATACCTTGGTCCCGTTTTTCAGCAGAACGCGGGCGAACGCCTTCCCCAGACCCTGCGCCGCCCCGGTCACGACGGCCACCTTCCCGCTGAGCGACATCGCAGGTCCCCGGATGGAACGCAGCGCGGCGACAGACGCGGTCTCCTGCTGCCGGGGGCTGCGTTTTAAAGCCCGGTAAACACGGCTGGAGCACATGCGCAAACGAGTCACGACAAGCGCCCCacgcagcaggagagagagtcTATCACCACAGACCACTGCACCCCACatagcaggagagagagagactgtgtgtgtgtgtgtgtgtgtgtgtgtctatcaccACAGACCACTGCACCCCacacagcaggagagagagagagactgtgtgggtgtgtgtgtgtgtgtgtgtgtgtgtgtgtctatcaccACAGACCACTGCACCCCacacagcaggagagagagagagactgtgtgtgtgtgtgtgtgtgtgtgtgtgtgtctatcaccACAGACCACTGCACCCCacacagcaggagagagagagagagactgtgtgtgtgtgtgtgtgtgtgggtgtatgtgtgtgtgtgtgtgtctatcaccACAGACCACTACTCCCCacacagcaggagagagagagagagtgtgtgtgtgtgtttgtgtgtgtgtgtgtgtgtgtgtgtctatcaccACAGACCACTACACCCCacacagcaggagagagagtgggtgtttgtgtgtgtatgtgtgtgtgtgtgtgtgtctgacaccATAAGCCGTCTTGCACGGCACATATCAgaattattagaatattttacCAACACTGAAAAGCAATAATGTTATTCATGATAATTTACTTTCAAATGTGATTGGTGGTCTTACACTCAAAATTTTGCAACTCAAACATCGCAAAGTTGCCGACCACATTTCTTGCAAGACTAAAACGCAAAACCAGATTATTTCAGGTCTTGGGTTTGTTGGTCATTTTCATATGTgcaatcattttacatttaaacacaactgCATCCAATTAATAATTTTACGCACCACCAATGATAATCATCATTGCGTACAATCCTCCTCGTAATGAATGCTAGTTCACGAACATTTGGCATGAGCCCttctgtgtaaaatgtgttcttAGCACAActaagtggtggtagtagtggtggtagtagcctggtgggtaacctatgaaccagaagacccaggttcaattgtcaaaggactgtccctgtaactactgattgtaagggtgcAATTCATTCCACACATGCTCAGTTAGACAAATGAAATACGTGTGGGTGGATAGGTGACAATATATCACATTTGTATTAACTGACAGTAAAGCTCTGACTCCCCTAAAAGTCAAGAGACTTTTATGtttaagtttcttttttttggtgaaacagGTACTTTAAACATAGATGCAGTGTGAGGTCTCTACAAATCTAATGATCACTAAATGCCAATTTCTCCTAGGAAGATAATGGCCAGTCTGATGGACAGCTTGCTTGGAAGTTCTTGCTACTGGAATTATGTACCTAAGGAAGTCACCTAAGTCAATATCGTCCCAGGGAGAGCGACTCTGCTTATgtactgaatgtaagtcactctggatcagcTCAGTTTAACAGTAAGATTAATATGTAAATCACTAAAATAATGTTGTCATATGTGCTGCAGAACTGATCTAATTTTGAGTAAGCCTTGTAATTAGAATTGAATGGTGAATGAAAGATGTaattcaaaatgaacatttacggtagatgtccttatccagagtgactaacaatcagtcattacagggacagtccccctggagacagtcagggttaagtgtcttgcactaGTAGTAATTGTTTATAGGTTTTCATTACGTTCAACCAACAATAACATAATTGACACGGCCACTTACAACAACTAGATGGCACCAgatacataaaaaaaggacatgAAGGAGCGCTAGCGTTCCCTATGGTAACTAGATTGGGGCAGTCTTGTTGTCTTTTGTGGCTCAGATATTTTGGCACCGTCCACCACGCAGCTCTTGACCTTCCCGACCTCAAAAGGCTGTTAGTCAGTCATGTTATTGTTAAGTAAGTTAATAAATCGATGTCAGCGTCAGTAAAGATCCCAATGCCAGTTTCCATTAAGTTAATCGCTGTTGTTGCTACGGCAATGGTGAGACAAAGCAAAAGCACACAAGCAGAGCACACTCCCAATTCATGTCATccattgtgctgtgtgtttaaaacagGTCAGCTGGTTATTACAGGGTTATATGAGGGTTGGaaaaggtggaaaaagtactgaaaacatttatttaagtaaaagtatctttactttgcttaaattctgctcaagtaaatgtaaaacccaCCCAAAACTGTACCTGAGTGAAAAAGTACCtaatattaaatgtatgttaacagcatttatcagacacacttatacagagcgacttacaatcagtagttacagggacagtcccccctggagcaacaagtctcttgctcatggacacaatggtagtaagtggggtttgaacctgggtcttctggttcataggcgagtgtgttacccactaggctactaccaaaaattactttgagtaaaagttacttagttactttcaattactttatATGAAAAAGTAGCACTAGTTGTGTTATTAAAGTCCgtcccataaaacattttaaaggttcctttttgcttttatatcggccttATTTTtcctctaatactgtatctgaagtgtctttctgaagttcagccttggtgcagaattacagccactttgatccagtcccacaatgagatttcccattTCCAACgtgccatttcggtgtctgttgctttaaatgctaatgaggaggagacgGTTGACAGACATTCTCTGGGCAGGAAAAGCACGATAAAACCtgaggtaacctttctcctCCCCTTTCGCACacaaagcacgctttacacctatcaccatttctagccactgcaggaccatagacaggctacaggctgggggaactactctacaactactacaaaatgcagcagcacgactgatcttcaaccttcccaaattctcccacaccacccctctgctatggtccctccactggctcccagtagctgcacgcatcaggttcaaaatactgatgctggccaacaaagccaaacatgaagtagcaccatcctacctcacagcccttattacacctcgcactgcacctcgtttactccgagcctccagtactgctcgcctggtccctccatctctgaaggtaaaaggaagacgctcatctagactcttctccgtcttggcccctcgatggtggaatgaacttcccctcgaggtcagagcagctcagtcactgagcaccttcaaacgacagctcaagaccttcctctttaaagaatatttagattaaattgtaattttcttgttgaccaactttgtgtacagaatctacaacagagtgactaaaatagatgtattcatagttggggtcctagtgaaccggaattgatctcttcatcgatggtaacttaagcacgttgtaagtcgctctggataaggccgtctgccaaatgccgtaaatgtaaatgtattaatgttaaataatctcacaaagtcaaattttcatatCATGGGACCTTTTAGATAAGTCTTTACTGTCATTGGGGGGGGAGCGGGGTTTCGGTGGGTCGGTTGTCTTCACATCACAGAAATGGCCAAGCATCACCAACCCTCCCAATGATGTGTGAGGTGCAGTATTTTTACCAGCACGCTTACTTGCAGTTGGAACATGGTACAGAACTAGAAGAGTGAAAAGCTACTATCGCGCTACTATcgatccaatactgataccaGCTTGGTACAACAAAATAGtgcaatggatttttttttcatgttttactcAGTAATGGCAGAGGTTACATTCCAATGTAGCGAAGTAAAATACTTGGATATAAATGTATTAGTAAAAGtacctatttcaaaaacaaattactcacaaaaaccaCTCAATTACCGTAATGTGAGTAAATGCAATTCTTTACTTGCCTGGGGTGCTTCCTTGGGTTTAGGAGTCTTTGCTGATAGTTATGTCAGGCAGAGGTTGTACAACGGTTCCTGACCAATTATGTCTGAAATAATGACTGAGTTTtgagtatgtgtgtctgtgtgagtgtgtgtgtctgtgcaccaGTGAGGCCTCCACCCAACTCTACTTGTCAGTGGGGCATCGTAATGCCGATAGCGTTTGTTCTTCACCTGAAGAAATCACCTGCAGTGTGTACTAATAATCACTAATGTTTATTTGCCTAAATGATTAGGACaagacacaaaaatacaagACAAATTCACATAAAGTGGGTCTGTGGGCGTGTTCTTGTCATAGTGTGGCAGCAGGAACATCTGCAGCAGTCGGGAAATTTATGTACTCCGCTCCCTTGGACGTAATCACCAAAACGCCTCCATTTCTGCTGCTGTCATCCAGAACTATCCTCAGAAAGATTTTCGCCACATCAGATGgtctacacacacataaagaaagGGAAATCTTATTGTTCACTCTCCTGCTTAAAGTAAACTGTCTGCCCATTGGGAAATACTGTATATCATTTTGGGATATTATAAGAAATGAATAAtgctgttgttgatgttgtagtCAGTCTAGCTCACAAATGCTGTTATATGAAAATGCGTTTATAAAGGTGTTTTTGACCTATGCAATTgcattgaaaaataataataactcgTTCTTCAGGAAAAGTCATGTTAATCTTTTAAAGCATACCAACCCCCCCTTTCCTTTTGACATACTACAGAAGTAGAGTCGTTTAAGAAAGTGCTCTCTCTTCTACCATCAGTGAGATGTGAATGAGCGGACGTGTGGATGTGAAATTGACTCACTCGAGAATGCCCCAGCTCTCCAGTAGCTTGCCCCGCTGATTTCTTAGCTTCTCAAGGGCTTCATCTTTCTCCAGGGAGGCGAAGATGGTCGTCTGGACGAACCCGGGGCACAGCACGTTGATCCGCACGCCATAGCCAAGAACTGTCGAAGCCTCCTGCGTCACAATGTGGTGTGAAAGAGTGTGACTGTCTGTTTCTAAAAAATACTCGCTACTTCACTGTAAATGATAGAAGTCATTGGCAACGTTCACTCGACAGCGTTGTGGGTCAGGCCTTGTGGGCTTGTTTGCAAAGGTTCCATAGCCACCATATAGCAACACAAAAGACCCAGTAATTGACCTGCATGGATGAAAATGTATGACCCCTATCTAAATCTAACTGCCCCCTATGGCTGTAGAACTGTGGTTCCATCTTCAGTCCATTGGGCCATCATCCAAACCAAATGCTGATTGCATTTGGGCAATGTGATCCACAGAGCACAATTCTCCAGAACAGGAGTTCTGTACTAATCCAGCTGCAGGCCCATCATCCAGATAAGGCTTAAATTCATTTGTTTCTCACTCACTATTCATAACCAGGGTCGTGGCTGCTGGAGCCGTGGATGTCCACCACAGGGCTCTAACACACATACGGACAATACATCTAGTGTGCATCCAGCCTGGAGATGTGAGGCCACCACGCAGCCCCAGCTGGAGTGGAGCTGGTCTTACCGCTATGGCCCTGCTGAATCCCACCACGCCGTGTTTGGAAGCCGTGTAGACAGGAGCCACGGCATGTGGACCCAGACctcagacagacacaaacatattTTCAAACCTTCTCAGGTCACCATGGTCTTTTATTCCTTAATTACGCTGAACAACCTTGACAACCACGTTAATGTGTGGGTTACTTCTTACCTGCCATTGATGCAATGTTAACGATGacacctcctcttcctccattcTCCTTCTTCATAAGCTCCAGAGCCAAGAATGTACCTCTGATAACCCCATTCTGTCCAACACAGCAGAGTTGTGGCACCACCAGATTAATCTCAAATGTGTTTCTTACCTATATAGCGCCATATGAAGACAAATCACCCATCACATTATGAGTTGTTCCCCCTTTTGCTGCTAGAATAGCCCTGAATGGTCGAAGAATGGACttcactagacctctgaaggtatctaCTTTTGTATCTGGTTCAAGGCTGCAGTAGAAGAATCCTTTAAATCCTGTAAATTGCAAGGTAGGGGCTGTGGCTTTAGAGACGGTATGACATCTAGCCATCACGTGTTGGTTCTTGTCAAAGTGACTCAAATACTTCCTCCTGCGAATTTTTCTGCCTCAACTTCACTTGTCTAATCCATCTCACCCACTGCAGGCTCCCACTGTAACTGGATAGTTAATTGCCTGTGTATTTCTGTTTGTGAGAGGTCTGGGTGGGGGCCGTGCACAAAGATTGAACGTGAGTGACTGACAAAAAaggcacacaacacacaagacATGGAAAAAAACGTTTTCTAAGCAAGAACAGAAGCCCCTGCTTTTCTGAGCATTCCAGAATACTGCCTGCTTTTACTGCAACTGTGCAGTAAACGCCCCAGAGCCATGAAATAATTTGATAGTCAAATAAGCGTATAGTTACAAAGAAATTATTTGTTAAAGATGTACCAATATACGTTACTTATGCAAACATAAAAGTATATTTATAACATATTGCTTCCTGACCAGATCTGTAGTCGTGATGTAAATGAATCGTGTCCTACCAGATTAACTGCCACGGCCTTCTCCCAGTCGCTCTCATTGACGATACCAGCGTTGTTGCATATGATGTCCAAACCACCAAAGAGTTGGGTGCTTTTCTCAAATGCATCTGTAGAAGAAAAAGTATTGATTATTTGAATGTGTGCACTAAACGCCTCATCATGCCCAGTGAAACGATtactaaacaaaacaaacaaatgcaatgaTGCCGCCTGGGAAAAAGAACCAAAAACGAAACAGCTcatagtgtgtttgtgtgtgttttttgtccgTCATTATTCACGCTCCTCAGAGCAAACACATGACCTGTGTAACACAAAACTGGAAAGGGGAACAGTTCATCTGGAACATTTTCAtcaaaaaatagaaaataaatcaaattaaaatactGATAAAGTCCTGCTCATTCAGCCAAAGACGTCTGCAAGTTCCATGAATGTCACATGATagataaagtaaaaatataatatatgtttttagCCAGGGCAGATAAAGTCAAGAAAGAAACACTATATTGTtaaaaattattgttattattattattattattactacagaaCAGTGTCACAGTGCCCTCAGCTGTCATGTCTCAGCTCCTCTCAGTGTCACCACCCAGCACCACCGCGGTGTACAGAAGGTCTTGCCGCCGATCGCGGTGACATCCCGTCTAACCCGAGAGTTCGGTTTTAAACGAGGAAACCTGTTTAATTTTCCTTTCTGTTAATAGGTCCTGTTGGATTTATGGACGGAGGTCCCACCTCTGAACTGGACCTCGGAGGACACGTCGCAGCAGCAGAACACGCTGCGCCCGGCTCCGAACTCCTCATCGAACGCGGATACAGCCTCCTGGCCCGCGTTTTTATCCACGTCTAAAAGCGCGACCTGCCACCAAAAAGAAAGAACCCACCACACCTGAGATGAATACAGCACGGATGGATGtttagatggatggatggatggatggatggatggatggatggatagatggatggatggatagatggatggatggatggatagatagatggatggatacCTTGGCTCCGTTCTGCAGCAGGATCTCAGTCAGGGCTTTTCCGATCCCACGAGCCGCGCCAGTCACCAGAGCAACTTTGCCTTCCAGCGCCATCGCCGAGAAGAGGAAGCGACAGAACGCGGCGCGTCCGAAACACTACGCGCTGCGCGCTGCGCGTAATTTCTGGTTCCTCCGGA
The window above is part of the Denticeps clupeoides chromosome 6, fDenClu1.1, whole genome shotgun sequence genome. Proteins encoded here:
- the LOC114791966 gene encoding 15-hydroxyprostaglandin dehydrogenase [NAD(+)]-like isoform X2, with translation MWGAVVCGDRLSLLLRGALVVTRLRMCSSRVYRALKRSPRQQETASVAALRSIRGPAMSLSGKVAVVTGAAQGLGKAFARVLLKNGTKVALLDVDEDAGAATEAALRDEFGSDATLFLRCDVCSDEEMKNAFQKTLQQFGRLDVVCNNAGIINETNWQKMVDVNLNGVVRGTYLALQHMKKENGGQGGVIINVASMAAVDDRQGAGNCGCSG
- the LOC114791966 gene encoding 15-hydroxyprostaglandin dehydrogenase [NAD(+)]-like isoform X3, producing MWGAVVCGDRLSLLLRGALVVTRLRMCSSRVYRALKRSPRQQETASVAALRSIRGPAMSLSGKVAVVTGAAQGLGKAFARVLLKNGTKVALLDVDEDAGAATEAALRDEFGSDATLFLRCDVCSDEEMKNAFQKTLQQFGRLDVVCNNAGIINETNWQKMVDVNLNGVVRGTYLALQHMKKENGGQGGVIINVASMAGNHG
- the LOC114791970 gene encoding 15-hydroxyprostaglandin dehydrogenase [NAD(+)]-like, with translation MALEGKVALVTGAARGIGKALTEILLQNGAKVALLDVDKNAGQEAVSAFDEEFGAGRSVFCCCDVSSEVQFRDAFEKSTQLFGGLDIICNNAGIVNESDWEKAVAVNLNGVIRGTFLALELMKKENGGRGGVIVNIASMAGLGPHAVAPVYTASKHGVVGFSRAIAEASTVLGYGVRINVLCPGFVQTTIFASLEKDEALEKLRNQRGKLLESWGILEPSDVAKIFLRIVLDDSSRNGGVLVITSKGAEYINFPTAADVPAATL